The nucleotide sequence TTCCGGGCCTCGGCGGGCAGGCGACCGGCGAGCAGCCATCGTCCGGGCGATGCGGGGTCGGGGCCGGCCTGGATGGTCCCGCCGTAGAGACCGAAGCGCTCGCGCAGGCCGCGCAGGCCCTGTCCGCCGCCGTCGTGCCCCGGGCGGGGAGGCTCGGGGGACTCCGCGCCCAGGCCGTCGCTGGTGACGCGGACGGTCAGCTCCGCGCCGTCGTGGCGGAGCTCGACCCTGACCCGGGAGGCATCCGGGGCGTGCTTGAGCGTGTTGGTCAGGCCCTCCTGCACGAGGCGGTAGGACGCCAAGGAGGGTCCTGAGGCCAGCTCCGGCAGCGGCTCCGGGGAGGTCTCCACATCGATCTGCAGACCGGCGCTGCGCACCGAGTCCACGAGCGCCGGGAGGTCCTGCACGGTGGGGACCGGAGCGCGCTCGGCCTCCTCGCCTTCGGTGCGCAGCACGCCCAGCAGGCTGCGCATCTCGCTGAGCGACCCGCGAGCGGTCGTGGCGATCGTGGCCAGGACGTCGGCGGCCACTGAGGGATCGCTGCGCACGGCGTACCGGGCGCCGTCGGCCTGGGCGATCACGACGGACAGCGAGTGGGCCACCACATCGTGCATCTCCCGGGCGATGCGGGTGCGCTCGTCCTGTGCGGCCAGGCGCACCTCCTGATCGCGCTCGACCTCCAGGCGGTGCGCCCTCTCGGCGAGGACGTCGGCGCGGTGCGCCTCGGCCTCCCGACGCTGCAGGGTCACACGATGCAGATCGCCGGCCAGGTACGCGGCGACGATGATCAGCATCATCATGATCCCCTGGGTGGCGGCGCCGATGGCCCACTCGGTGGTCGTGACCTCGGCGATGCCGAAGGACAGGGGACCGCCCAGGCGCCATCCGGGCCAGCTGGCGCTGACGATCGCAGCCACCAGCAGGGCCAGCGCCAGCACCGACACACGGGTGCGACGGCGGCAGCGCGAGGCCACGGTGTAGAGCAGCCAGGGCACGCCGAGCAGGCCGATGCCCAGGGGGAAGACCCCCAGCACCACCGTGGCGATCACGGACAGGAGGGCGAACAGCGCGGCGGATAGGGCGGGGCGCAGGG is from Kocuria palustris and encodes:
- a CDS encoding sensor histidine kinase — protein: MQLHHRVADWLRTHSVWANALFLLALAAFTTLVTVSSPAQMACSLALIAVLVLRPLRPALSAALFALLSVIATVVLGVFPLGIGLLGVPWLLYTVASRCRRRTRVSVLALALLVAAIVSASWPGWRLGGPLSFGIAEVTTTEWAIGAATQGIMMMLIIVAAYLAGDLHRVTLQRREAEAHRADVLAERAHRLEVERDQEVRLAAQDERTRIAREMHDVVAHSLSVVIAQADGARYAVRSDPSVAADVLATIATTARGSLSEMRSLLGVLRTEGEEAERAPVPTVQDLPALVDSVRSAGLQIDVETSPEPLPELASGPSLASYRLVQEGLTNTLKHAPDASRVRVELRHDGAELTVRVTSDGLGAESPEPPRPGHDGGGQGLRGLRERFGLYGGTIQAGPDPASPGRWLLAGRLPAEARNVPAASSEASDQQDERDQPTARDQPAEKGPHLPRDPQATDPQHGTPTTTEEGTR